acgatcaagcgcaccaccattattcctccgaggtcggagatgctgttaccctgtcaaattacgggtgcctccccggctagcctgtgtgtggtagagagtggaagtcgatgcccggtagaaaacggggtgattgtgggcagtactttggtagaccctgctgcagcggaagtgcctgtcgtcgtggccaatgtctccttcagcccaaagaaaatagaacaagggaccatggtggggttgtgccaagagatcgaccaggaaccgagaacctgtgtctgcaggagaaccctgacgaagccccaggaggagctgcccgactacctgcgcgacctgtttgacaggagctccaggtgtctagaggagccccaagtggaacagctcagggagcttctcgtgaggaatgcaaatgtgttttccacaggagacctggacttggggtgtacggacctggaagagcaccacatcgacacaggtagccaccgcccagtgaagcaagctcctcgaaggatggcaccagcccgtcgcaaggagatgggtgaggtaatggatg
Above is a window of Eriocheir sinensis breed Jianghai 21 chromosome 8, ASM2467909v1, whole genome shotgun sequence DNA encoding:
- the LOC126995392 gene encoding uncharacterized protein LOC126995392 isoform X2 produces the protein MTSCQVEGKVDGVLWPVVVDTGSERTLVRPDVVSHRRLPKTSHRLCGVTGHYAELRGPVDVKFELGGKEEFLSVYVADMDDSCILGMDYLVSYRCELDFRAKQLTVGGRRVPLMTVNKEDLPVTIKRTTIIPPRSEMLLPCQITGASPASLCVVESGSRCPVENGVIVGSTLVDPAAAEVPVVVANVSFSPKKIEQGTMVGLCQEIDQEPRTCVCRRTLTKPQEELPDYLRDLFDRSSRCLEEPQVEQLRELLVRNANVFSTGDLDLGCTDLEEHHIDTGSHRPVKQAPRRMAPARRKEMGEIICELRERICEQLCSPRLLQQ